A region of Mycolicibacterium brumae DNA encodes the following proteins:
- a CDS encoding glycoside hydrolase family 32 protein: protein MAVRRDPVQQHQRHHPVALWFDDEEEVFSGSIVIDEDGASGLGAPGAPVLVAIYTTMSKTRRRQAQSIAHSVDGGLIWVKHAGNPVLDRGSTDFRDPKVFRWDGDGPSYWVMVAVEALERRVVFYRSEDLLRWESLSEFGPAGAVGGEWECPDLFPLRVEDSDRVRWVLLVSLNAGCVAGGSGTQYFVGDFDGVTFTAEHPETTRWLDYGRDCYAGVSFTGLPDADRTLIAWMNNWDYARQMPVDPAAPQRGRMTLARRLSLTDVDGDPRLRQVPVGPELREHARVDNLALDLGQELDLPIPPAGRLDLAVDPGSANGFAVELAGDDGSRVTVEYDAVAGVIHVDRRGAARGFPPAFAGVERMPVARNAPIAITLWYDRHGLELFAEDGTRVLTDLTGALTPTLVRVGGRGGQIRIVELAVSAAAPPSA, encoded by the coding sequence ATGGCCGTCCGGCGAGATCCCGTTCAGCAGCACCAGCGGCACCATCCGGTCGCGCTGTGGTTCGACGACGAGGAAGAGGTGTTCTCCGGTTCGATCGTCATCGATGAGGACGGCGCCAGCGGACTCGGCGCGCCGGGCGCCCCCGTGCTGGTGGCGATCTACACCACGATGTCCAAGACCCGGCGACGACAGGCCCAGTCCATCGCGCACAGCGTCGACGGCGGGCTGATCTGGGTCAAGCACGCGGGAAACCCGGTGCTGGACCGCGGGTCGACCGACTTCCGCGACCCGAAGGTCTTCCGCTGGGACGGCGACGGACCGTCCTACTGGGTGATGGTGGCCGTCGAGGCGTTGGAGCGTCGGGTGGTCTTCTACCGCTCCGAGGATCTGCTGCGCTGGGAATCGCTGTCGGAATTCGGGCCGGCGGGCGCGGTCGGCGGCGAATGGGAATGCCCGGACCTGTTCCCGTTGCGCGTCGAGGACTCCGACCGGGTGCGTTGGGTGCTGCTGGTCAGCCTGAACGCGGGCTGCGTCGCCGGCGGTTCGGGCACCCAGTACTTCGTCGGCGACTTCGACGGGGTCACCTTCACCGCCGAACACCCGGAGACGACGCGGTGGCTGGACTACGGCCGGGACTGTTACGCCGGGGTCAGCTTCACCGGGCTCCCCGATGCCGACCGCACCCTGATCGCCTGGATGAACAACTGGGACTACGCCCGACAGATGCCGGTCGACCCCGCCGCCCCGCAACGCGGACGGATGACCCTGGCCCGCCGGCTGTCGCTGACCGACGTCGACGGCGACCCCCGGCTGCGCCAGGTCCCGGTCGGCCCCGAGCTACGCGAGCACGCCCGGGTGGACAACCTGGCACTGGACCTCGGGCAGGAGCTGGACCTGCCGATCCCGCCGGCAGGCCGTCTGGATCTCGCCGTCGACCCGGGATCGGCGAACGGTTTCGCCGTCGAGTTGGCCGGCGACGACGGCAGCCGCGTCACGGTGGAATACGACGCGGTCGCCGGGGTGATTCACGTCGATCGTCGCGGCGCCGCCCGCGGCTTCCCGCCGGCGTTCGCCGGCGTCGAACGCATGCCCGTCGCCAGGAACGCGCCCATCGCGATCACGCTCTGGTACGACCGGCACGGACTCGAACTCTTCGCCGAGGACGGGACCCGGGTGCTGACCGACCTGACCGGAGCGCTGACGCCGACGCTCGTGCGTGTCGGCGGGCGCGGCGGTCAGATCCGGATCGTCGAACTCGCGGTCAGCGCTGCGGCGCCGCCGTCGGCTTGA
- a CDS encoding FxsA family protein — protein MRHIGRFLGLYVLIELTAVVGLIWWLGFGPALLVLIGVFLAGAVLSGSQLRRQLRRLSGGVTNPQGAVTDSALIAAGTLLVFVPGLVSSAVGLALLAPGARAVIRPAATAYAARSFANRVVFADLNAGGYGATGHRGFGRGDYIDGEVIDGEVVDTERSGAPATGLPRTAIPPAQ, from the coding sequence ATGCGTCATATCGGACGATTCCTGGGCCTCTACGTGCTCATCGAACTCACCGCCGTGGTGGGACTGATCTGGTGGCTCGGCTTCGGCCCGGCCCTGCTGGTCCTGATCGGCGTGTTCCTGGCCGGCGCGGTGCTGTCCGGCTCTCAGCTGCGACGCCAATTGCGCCGCTTGAGCGGCGGCGTGACGAATCCGCAGGGCGCGGTCACCGACAGCGCGCTGATCGCCGCCGGCACCCTGTTGGTGTTCGTCCCTGGCCTGGTCAGCAGCGCGGTCGGACTGGCCTTGCTCGCGCCGGGCGCCCGCGCGGTGATCCGGCCGGCGGCCACCGCGTACGCGGCCCGCAGCTTCGCCAACCGGGTGGTGTTCGCCGATCTGAACGCCGGCGGGTACGGCGCCACCGGTCACCGCGGCTTCGGGCGCGGTGACTACATCGACGGCGAGGTCATCGACGGCGAAGTCGTCGACACCGAGCGCTCCGGCGCCCCCGCAACCGGACTGCCGAGGACGGCCATTCCGCCCGCACAGTAG
- the cobG gene encoding precorrin-3B synthase yields MARTRDQDACPSALRLHRAADGGLARVRLPGGMITHGQLHALALLAVEFGSGVLELTNRASLQIRGIAPADEAAVSEAVAAAGLLPSATHERARNIVASPLSGRSGGLSDIRPLVDELDAAICATPELADLPGRFLFALDDGRGDVAGLRADVCARTRADGSVAVSLAGVDTGVRIDPADTVEVLVTVARRFQRARGKAWRVAELPDSAVLLDGFPRCGGAGDRAPRTARGPIGWIDQDADGLVALAGAIPLGVLPARTAEFLAAIEAPLVVTPWRSVLVCDLTEGVADTALRVLAPMGLVFDAASQWLSVSCCTGSPGCEKSRADVRADTAAAVAGGPLHCADDETLGLADLLGERPEDGHLHVVGCERACGNPHIGELLVAGDAGYLRA; encoded by the coding sequence GTGGCCCGCACCCGTGACCAGGACGCTTGCCCGTCGGCGCTGCGGTTGCACCGGGCGGCCGACGGCGGGCTGGCCCGGGTCCGGTTGCCCGGTGGGATGATCACCCACGGCCAGTTGCACGCGTTGGCGCTGCTCGCCGTCGAGTTCGGTTCCGGGGTCCTGGAATTGACCAACCGCGCCAGCCTGCAGATCCGCGGCATCGCGCCCGCGGATGAGGCGGCGGTGTCCGAGGCGGTCGCGGCGGCCGGGCTGCTGCCGTCGGCGACGCATGAGCGGGCCCGCAATATCGTCGCCTCCCCGCTGTCCGGGCGCAGCGGTGGTCTTTCCGACATCCGGCCGCTGGTCGACGAGTTGGACGCGGCGATCTGCGCCACCCCGGAGTTGGCCGACCTGCCGGGGCGGTTTCTGTTCGCGCTCGATGACGGGCGCGGGGATGTGGCCGGGTTGCGCGCCGACGTGTGCGCGCGGACGCGCGCCGACGGGTCGGTGGCGGTGTCGCTGGCCGGGGTCGACACCGGGGTGCGGATCGACCCCGCCGACACGGTCGAGGTCCTGGTCACCGTGGCCCGCCGGTTTCAGCGGGCGCGCGGCAAGGCGTGGCGGGTGGCGGAGCTGCCCGACTCGGCGGTGTTGCTGGACGGATTTCCGCGCTGTGGCGGCGCCGGGGACCGCGCGCCCCGCACGGCCCGCGGGCCCATCGGCTGGATCGACCAGGATGCCGACGGTTTGGTGGCCCTGGCCGGTGCGATTCCGCTGGGGGTGCTGCCGGCGCGCACCGCGGAGTTCCTCGCGGCGATCGAGGCGCCGCTGGTGGTCACGCCGTGGCGGTCGGTGCTGGTCTGCGATCTGACCGAGGGCGTCGCCGACACCGCGTTGCGGGTGCTGGCGCCGATGGGCCTGGTGTTCGACGCGGCGTCGCAGTGGCTGTCGGTGAGTTGCTGCACCGGCAGTCCGGGCTGCGAGAAATCACGCGCCGATGTGCGGGCGGACACCGCTGCGGCGGTGGCCGGCGGGCCGTTGCATTGCGCAGACGACGAGACCCTGGGGCTGGCCGATCTGCTCGGCGAGCGGCCCGAGGACGGGCATCTTCATGTGGTGGGTTGCGAACGCGCCTGCGGCAACCCGCACATCGGGGAACTGCTGGTCGCCGGGGATGCCGGCTACCTTCGGGCCTGA
- a CDS encoding substrate-binding domain-containing protein, translating to MLLNGISPDGHPSVLPQERAAGAAVAGHLLECGHRAIGILGDLPEVAADPRRSVTIADRFAGVDETLAAAGVEPARLPVRAWAPGVGYEGTHQLLDGHPELTAIIAGNDSVAFGIYQGLAARGLRVGRDVSVISFDDEEFAAFQRPGLTTARLPYQEMAQCGVDMLLGYREAGQVRLPMPLILRESVRRL from the coding sequence GTGCTGCTGAACGGGATCTCGCCGGACGGCCATCCGAGTGTGCTCCCGCAGGAGCGGGCCGCCGGGGCGGCCGTCGCCGGACACCTGCTGGAATGCGGTCATCGCGCGATCGGCATTCTCGGCGACCTTCCGGAGGTGGCCGCCGACCCCCGTCGCTCGGTCACCATCGCCGACCGGTTCGCCGGCGTCGACGAGACCCTGGCGGCCGCCGGGGTCGAGCCGGCGCGGCTGCCGGTGCGCGCCTGGGCGCCCGGGGTCGGCTATGAGGGCACACACCAGCTGCTCGACGGCCATCCCGAGCTGACCGCGATCATCGCCGGAAACGACAGCGTCGCGTTCGGGATCTACCAGGGATTGGCCGCGCGCGGGTTGCGGGTTGGGCGCGATGTCTCGGTGATCTCGTTCGACGACGAGGAGTTCGCCGCGTTTCAGCGGCCGGGTCTGACCACCGCCCGGTTGCCCTATCAAGAGATGGCGCAGTGCGGTGTGGACATGCTGCTCGGCTACCGGGAGGCGGGCCAGGTCCGCCTGCCGATGCCCCTGATTCTGCGGGAATCCGTGCGCCGGCTGTGA
- the cobN gene encoding cobaltochelatase subunit CobN, translating to MTTPSRDDVRPTVLLLSTSDTDLITARASGAEYRWANPSRLLVEDLPALLDGADLVVIRILGGYRAWEDGIDAVLAAGLPTVVVSGEQSPDAELMKHSSVPAGIAVQTHVYLAQGGVDNLANLHAFLSDTVLMTGHGFAEPAAIPSWGVLDRPVVDADGPTVAVLYYRAQQLAGNTAYVEALCAAIEAAGGRALGVYCASLRTAEPELLETLAGADAMVVTVLAAGGARPANASAGGDDDSWNVEHLAALDIPILQGLCLTTPRADWADGDDGLSPLDVASQVAVPEFDGRIITVPFSFKEIDADGLISYVADAERCARVAGLAVRHARLRHIDPANKQIALVFSAYPTKHARIGNAVGLDTPASAVALLRAMGDAGYDIGSADAPGDLATIVESGDGDALMHTLIERGGQDQAWLTEEQLAANPIRVSAADYAAWFAGLPAELSAKVVEHWGQPPGEMFVDRSRDPDGEIVIAAIRSGNVVVVVQPPRGFGENPVAIYHDPDLPPSHHYLAAYRWLDGEFGGDFAADAVVHLGKHGNLEWLPGKTLGLSEDCGSDAALGSLPLVYPFLVNDPGEGSQAKRRAHAVLIDHLIPPMARAETYGDIARLEQLLDEHANVSALDPAKLPAIRQQIWTLMRAARMDHDLGLEDRPDEDTFDDMLLHVDGWLCEIKDVQIRDGLHILGSRPTGEAEVDLVLAILRARQLFGGAQSVPGLREALGLNEDGGADRVSVDDAETRARALVLALAERGWSADVVDELTDDAAVADVLRFAATEVVPRLAGTAGEIDRVLHALDGGFIPAGPSGSPLRGLVNVLPTGRNFYSVDPKAVPSKLAWETGVALADSLLERYRADHGDWPKSVGLSVWGTSAMRTSGDDIAEVLALLGVRPVWVEASRRVVDLEPIGLAELGRPRIDVTVRISGFFRDAFPHVVSMLDDAVALVAGLDEPAEDNYVRAHTTADLAEHGDWRRATTRVFGSKPGSYGAGLLQLIDSRNWRDDADLAQVYTAWGGFAYGRGLDGAPAVDDMNRAYRRIAVAAKNTDTREHDIADSDDYFQYHGGMVAAVRALTGTDPAAYIGDNTRPDAIRTRTLNEEVTRVFRARVVNPRWMAAMRRHGYKGAFEMAATVDYLFGYDATAHVMADWMYEQLTNNYVLDDENRKFMAESNPWALHGMAERLLEAVERDMWEQPSPEVLDGLRRVLLETEGELEG from the coding sequence GTGACCACCCCCTCGCGCGACGACGTCCGCCCGACCGTGCTGCTGCTGTCCACCTCGGACACCGACCTGATCACCGCCCGCGCCAGCGGCGCCGAATACCGGTGGGCCAACCCGTCCCGGCTGCTGGTCGAGGACCTGCCCGCACTGCTCGACGGCGCCGACCTGGTGGTCATCCGGATCCTCGGCGGTTACCGGGCCTGGGAGGACGGCATCGACGCGGTGCTCGCCGCCGGGCTCCCGACCGTCGTGGTCAGCGGCGAGCAGAGCCCGGACGCGGAACTGATGAAGCACTCCAGCGTGCCGGCCGGCATCGCCGTCCAGACGCACGTCTACCTGGCCCAGGGCGGCGTGGACAACCTGGCCAACCTGCACGCGTTCCTGTCCGACACCGTCTTGATGACCGGCCACGGCTTCGCCGAACCGGCGGCCATCCCCAGCTGGGGCGTGCTGGACCGCCCGGTCGTCGACGCCGACGGCCCGACGGTGGCGGTGCTGTACTACCGCGCCCAGCAGCTGGCCGGCAACACCGCCTACGTGGAGGCGCTGTGCGCGGCGATCGAGGCCGCCGGCGGCCGGGCACTCGGCGTCTACTGCGCCTCGCTGCGCACCGCCGAACCGGAACTGCTGGAGACCCTCGCCGGCGCCGACGCCATGGTGGTCACCGTGCTGGCCGCCGGCGGCGCGCGTCCCGCGAACGCCTCGGCCGGTGGCGACGACGACAGCTGGAACGTCGAACACCTTGCCGCCCTGGACATTCCGATCCTGCAGGGACTGTGCCTGACCACCCCGCGCGCGGACTGGGCCGACGGCGACGACGGCCTGTCCCCGCTGGACGTCGCCAGCCAGGTCGCGGTTCCGGAATTCGACGGCCGCATCATCACCGTCCCGTTCTCCTTCAAGGAGATCGACGCCGACGGACTGATCAGCTACGTCGCCGACGCGGAGCGCTGTGCCCGCGTCGCCGGCCTCGCGGTCCGGCACGCCCGGCTGCGCCACATCGACCCGGCGAACAAGCAGATCGCCCTGGTCTTCTCGGCGTACCCGACCAAGCACGCCCGGATCGGAAACGCCGTCGGCCTGGACACCCCGGCCAGCGCCGTCGCGCTGCTGCGCGCGATGGGCGACGCGGGCTACGACATCGGCAGCGCGGACGCTCCGGGGGATCTGGCGACCATCGTCGAATCCGGCGACGGCGACGCGTTGATGCACACGCTCATCGAACGCGGCGGTCAGGACCAGGCCTGGCTCACCGAAGAGCAACTGGCCGCCAACCCGATCCGGGTCTCGGCCGCCGACTACGCGGCCTGGTTCGCCGGACTGCCGGCGGAACTGTCGGCGAAGGTCGTCGAGCACTGGGGCCAGCCGCCGGGGGAGATGTTCGTCGACCGCAGCCGCGACCCGGACGGCGAGATCGTCATCGCCGCCATCCGGTCCGGCAACGTCGTCGTCGTGGTGCAACCGCCGCGCGGCTTCGGGGAGAACCCGGTGGCGATCTACCACGATCCGGACCTGCCGCCGAGCCACCACTACCTGGCCGCCTACCGCTGGCTGGACGGCGAGTTCGGCGGGGATTTCGCCGCGGACGCCGTCGTGCACCTGGGCAAGCACGGGAACCTGGAATGGCTGCCCGGGAAAACCCTTGGCCTGTCGGAAGATTGCGGATCCGACGCGGCGTTGGGCAGCCTGCCGCTGGTGTACCCGTTCCTGGTCAACGATCCCGGTGAGGGCAGCCAGGCCAAGCGCCGCGCGCACGCGGTGCTCATCGACCACCTCATCCCCCCGATGGCGCGCGCCGAAACCTACGGCGACATCGCCCGGCTGGAGCAATTGCTCGACGAACACGCCAACGTCTCCGCGCTGGATCCGGCGAAGCTCCCCGCCATCCGGCAGCAGATCTGGACCCTGATGCGGGCCGCCCGGATGGACCACGACCTGGGCCTGGAGGACCGGCCCGACGAGGACACCTTCGACGACATGCTGCTGCACGTCGACGGCTGGCTGTGTGAGATCAAGGACGTCCAGATCCGCGACGGCCTGCACATCCTCGGCAGCCGGCCCACCGGCGAAGCCGAAGTCGACCTGGTGCTGGCGATCCTGCGGGCCCGGCAACTGTTCGGCGGCGCCCAATCGGTGCCCGGCCTGCGCGAAGCGCTCGGACTGAACGAGGACGGCGGCGCCGACCGGGTGTCGGTGGACGACGCCGAAACCCGCGCCCGCGCACTGGTTCTCGCGCTGGCCGAACGCGGCTGGTCCGCCGACGTCGTCGATGAGCTCACCGACGACGCGGCTGTCGCCGACGTGCTGCGGTTCGCGGCCACCGAGGTGGTCCCGCGGTTGGCCGGAACGGCGGGTGAGATCGACCGGGTGCTGCACGCCCTGGACGGCGGCTTCATCCCGGCCGGCCCGTCCGGCTCCCCGCTGCGCGGACTGGTCAACGTGCTGCCCACCGGCCGCAACTTCTACTCGGTCGACCCCAAGGCCGTTCCGTCGAAGCTGGCCTGGGAAACCGGTGTCGCGCTGGCGGATTCGCTGCTGGAGCGCTACCGCGCCGACCACGGTGACTGGCCGAAGTCGGTCGGACTGTCGGTGTGGGGCACCTCGGCGATGCGCACCTCCGGCGACGACATCGCCGAGGTGCTGGCGCTGCTCGGGGTTCGCCCCGTCTGGGTCGAGGCGTCGCGGCGGGTCGTCGACCTGGAGCCGATCGGACTCGCCGAACTCGGCCGGCCGCGCATCGACGTCACGGTGCGGATCTCCGGCTTCTTCCGGGACGCGTTCCCGCACGTGGTGTCCATGCTGGACGACGCCGTGGCCCTGGTGGCGGGTCTCGACGAACCCGCCGAGGACAATTACGTGCGCGCCCACACAACCGCGGACCTGGCCGAGCACGGCGACTGGCGCCGGGCGACCACCCGGGTGTTCGGCTCCAAGCCGGGCAGTTACGGCGCCGGACTGCTGCAGCTGATCGACTCGCGCAACTGGCGCGATGACGCCGACCTGGCGCAGGTGTACACCGCCTGGGGCGGTTTCGCCTACGGCCGCGGCTTGGACGGCGCGCCCGCCGTCGACGATATGAACCGCGCCTACCGGCGGATCGCGGTGGCCGCCAAGAACACCGACACCCGTGAGCACGACATCGCCGACTCCGACGACTACTTCCAATACCACGGTGGCATGGTCGCCGCCGTCCGCGCGCTCACCGGAACCGACCCGGCGGCCTATATCGGCGACAACACCCGCCCCGACGCGATCCGCACCCGCACCCTCAACGAGGAGGTCACCCGGGTGTTCCGGGCCCGGGTGGTCAACCCGCGGTGGATGGCGGCGATGCGCCGGCACGGCTACAAGGGCGCCTTCGAGATGGCCGCGACGGTGGACTACCTGTTCGGCTACGACGCCACCGCGCACGTGATGGCCGACTGGATGTACGAGCAGCTGACCAACAACTACGTGCTCGACGACGAGAACCGCAAGTTCATGGCCGAGTCGAACCCGTGGGCGCTGCACGGGATGGCGGAGCGGCTGCTGGAGGCCGTCGAGCGGGACATGTGGGAGCAGCCGTCCCCGGAGGTGCTCGACGGGTTGCGCCGGGTGCTCCTGGAGACCGAGGGGGAGCTGGAGGGCTGA
- a CDS encoding glutamate synthase subunit beta — protein sequence MGDINGFLKHTERELPTRRPVPLRLRDWHEVYEEFSHETLQVQASRCMDCGIPFCHNGCPLGNLIPEWNDMVFRGRWRDASERLHATNNFPEFTGRLCPAPCEASCVLGINQPAVTIKQVEVEIIDNAYAEGWITPLPPDQLTGKKVAVVGSGPAGLAAAQQLTRAGHSVTVFERADRIGGLLRYGIPEFKMEKRHIDRRLDQMAAEGTQFRTGVNVGVDLTVEQLREDFDAVVLAGGATAWRDLPIPGRELDGIHQAMEFLPLANRVQLGDDIADADGLPPINARGKHVVIIGGGDTGADCLGTSHRQGAASVHQFEIMPRPPEQRAESTPWPTYPLMFRVSSAHEEGGERVFSVNTEQFTGVDGRVTGLKAHEVKMTGGRFEKVAGTDFELPADLVLLAMGFVGPEREGLLTDLGVQLTDRGNVYRDNDFQTSAPGVFVAGDMGRGQSLIVWAIAEGRAAAAGVDRYLMGSSALPAPIKPTAAPQR from the coding sequence GTGGGTGACATCAACGGCTTCCTGAAGCACACCGAGCGTGAACTGCCCACCCGGCGGCCCGTCCCGCTGCGTCTGCGGGACTGGCACGAGGTTTACGAGGAGTTCAGCCACGAGACCCTGCAGGTGCAGGCGTCGCGCTGCATGGACTGCGGTATCCCGTTCTGCCACAACGGATGTCCGCTGGGCAACCTGATCCCGGAGTGGAACGACATGGTGTTCCGCGGGCGTTGGCGCGATGCCAGCGAGCGGCTGCACGCCACCAACAACTTCCCGGAGTTCACCGGGCGGCTGTGTCCCGCGCCGTGCGAGGCGTCCTGTGTGCTGGGCATCAACCAGCCCGCGGTGACCATCAAGCAGGTCGAGGTCGAGATCATCGACAACGCCTACGCCGAGGGCTGGATCACGCCGCTGCCGCCGGATCAGCTGACCGGCAAGAAGGTGGCCGTCGTCGGCTCCGGGCCGGCCGGCCTGGCCGCCGCCCAGCAGCTGACCCGCGCCGGGCACTCGGTGACGGTGTTCGAGCGCGCCGACCGCATCGGTGGCCTGCTGCGCTACGGCATCCCGGAGTTCAAGATGGAGAAGCGCCACATCGACCGTCGGCTGGACCAGATGGCGGCCGAAGGCACCCAGTTCCGCACCGGCGTGAACGTCGGCGTGGACCTGACCGTCGAGCAGTTGCGCGAGGACTTCGACGCCGTGGTGCTGGCGGGTGGGGCGACGGCGTGGCGGGACCTGCCGATCCCGGGCCGCGAGCTCGACGGCATCCACCAGGCGATGGAGTTCCTGCCGCTGGCCAACCGGGTGCAGCTCGGCGACGACATCGCCGACGCCGACGGTCTGCCGCCGATCAACGCCCGCGGCAAGCATGTGGTCATCATCGGCGGCGGCGACACCGGCGCGGACTGCCTGGGAACCAGCCACCGCCAGGGCGCGGCCAGCGTGCACCAGTTCGAGATCATGCCGCGGCCGCCGGAGCAGCGCGCCGAGTCCACCCCGTGGCCGACCTACCCGCTGATGTTCCGGGTGTCCTCGGCGCATGAGGAGGGCGGCGAGCGGGTGTTCTCGGTGAACACCGAGCAGTTCACCGGCGTCGACGGCCGGGTGACCGGGCTCAAGGCCCACGAGGTCAAGATGACCGGCGGGCGTTTCGAGAAGGTCGCGGGCACCGATTTCGAGCTGCCGGCCGACCTGGTGCTGCTGGCCATGGGCTTCGTCGGCCCCGAGCGTGAGGGCCTGCTGACCGATCTCGGTGTGCAGCTGACCGACCGCGGGAACGTCTACCGGGACAACGACTTCCAGACTTCGGCGCCCGGCGTGTTCGTGGCCGGCGATATGGGCCGCGGGCAGTCGCTGATCGTCTGGGCGATCGCGGAGGGCCGCGCCGCGGCCGCCGGCGTGGACCGCTACCTGATGGGGTCCTCGGCGCTGCCGGCCCCGATCAAGCCGACGGCGGCGCCGCAGCGCTGA
- a CDS encoding amidohydrolase, whose product MVVRDGVVAWLGADAIARDTYPDARVVDLDGAFVAPAFVDCHVHTTATGLALIGLDLRAATSRAHCLDLLAQACAASDDAVIWGHGWDDTAWSDGPDSAPSRAELDARCGNRPVYLTRVDAHSALASTALRAATPGLSDADGHHPDGPLSRAAHHLVRATARGLLRLDQRAAARAAALDAFAANGIAAVHECAGPDIGGAVDWAELRDTAHGVAVTGYWGQAVADADAARALIAETGAAGLAGDLFVDGALGSRTAWLRRPYADADCCGSSYLDTDTVTAHLAACTEAGITAGFHVIGDAAVDTVLTGLERVAAAFGAPAVARCGHRLEHLEMIDAVGAEKLGRWGVIASMQPNFDALWGGTDGMYARRLGLPRSAGLNPLALLASAGVPLAFGSDTPVTSMNPWLTVRAATNHQTPGAAISARAAFAACTRGGWRAAGVRDGVAGTLTPGAPASYAIWDADELTVAAPGDRVERWSTDPRSRVPALPTLAGRLPRCRQTVRDGEVLFDA is encoded by the coding sequence ATGGTGGTCCGAGACGGCGTCGTCGCCTGGCTGGGCGCCGACGCCATCGCCCGCGACACCTACCCGGACGCCCGGGTCGTCGACCTGGACGGGGCGTTCGTCGCTCCCGCCTTCGTCGACTGCCACGTGCACACCACCGCGACCGGACTGGCCCTCATCGGGCTGGACCTGCGCGCGGCCACCTCCCGGGCGCACTGCCTGGACCTGCTGGCGCAGGCCTGCGCCGCCTCCGACGACGCGGTGATCTGGGGACACGGCTGGGACGACACCGCCTGGTCCGACGGCCCGGACTCCGCGCCCAGCCGCGCCGAACTCGACGCCCGCTGCGGCAACCGCCCGGTCTACCTGACCCGCGTGGACGCGCACTCGGCGCTGGCCAGCACCGCGCTGCGGGCCGCCACTCCCGGCCTGTCCGACGCCGACGGCCACCATCCCGACGGCCCGCTGAGCCGGGCTGCCCACCACCTGGTCCGCGCCACCGCCCGCGGACTGCTGCGCCTCGACCAGCGCGCGGCCGCCCGCGCCGCGGCCTTGGACGCGTTCGCGGCCAACGGGATCGCCGCCGTCCACGAATGCGCCGGACCCGATATCGGCGGCGCGGTGGACTGGGCCGAACTGCGCGACACCGCCCACGGCGTCGCGGTCACCGGCTACTGGGGACAGGCCGTCGCCGACGCCGACGCCGCCCGCGCGCTGATCGCCGAAACCGGCGCCGCCGGACTGGCCGGGGACCTGTTCGTGGACGGGGCGCTGGGCTCGCGGACCGCCTGGCTGCGCCGGCCCTACGCCGACGCCGACTGCTGCGGCAGCTCCTACCTGGACACCGACACCGTCACCGCGCACCTGGCCGCCTGCACCGAGGCCGGGATCACCGCGGGCTTCCACGTGATCGGAGACGCCGCGGTGGACACCGTGCTCACCGGCCTGGAACGCGTGGCCGCGGCCTTCGGCGCCCCGGCGGTCGCCCGCTGCGGGCACCGGCTCGAGCACCTGGAGATGATCGACGCCGTCGGCGCCGAGAAGCTCGGCCGCTGGGGAGTGATCGCCAGCATGCAGCCCAACTTCGACGCGCTGTGGGGCGGGACCGACGGGATGTACGCCCGCCGGCTGGGGTTGCCGCGGTCTGCCGGACTGAATCCGCTGGCACTGTTAGCATCGGCAGGCGTGCCACTCGCATTCGGCTCCGACACCCCCGTGACCAGCATGAATCCGTGGTTGACGGTGCGGGCGGCGACGAACCACCAGACTCCCGGCGCGGCGATCTCGGCGCGCGCGGCCTTTGCCGCGTGCACCAGGGGCGGCTGGCGGGCCGCCGGCGTGCGCGACGGCGTCGCCGGCACGCTGACCCCCGGCGCGCCGGCCAGCTACGCCATCTGGGACGCCGACGAACTGACCGTCGCCGCACCCGGTGACCGGGTGGAGCGCTGGTCCACCGACCCGCGGTCGCGGGTGCCGGCGCTGCCCACGCTGGCGGGCCGACTGCCACGTTGCCGGCAGACCGTGCGCGACGGCGAGGTGCTCTTCGATGCCTGA
- a CDS encoding PPOX class F420-dependent oxidoreductase, giving the protein MALTFADVADSKYILLTTFTKDGRPKAVPLWAAPDGDGLIVVTEADSWKIRRIKHTPRVRIARCDMRGNPKSEPVEAVASVSKDRLDEAYNAVARRYGLVGKAFKVFSKFRNGDARNTALMINPAQ; this is encoded by the coding sequence ATGGCCCTCACCTTCGCCGACGTCGCGGACTCCAAGTACATCCTGCTGACCACGTTCACCAAGGACGGCCGCCCCAAGGCCGTGCCGCTGTGGGCGGCCCCGGACGGCGACGGGCTGATCGTCGTCACCGAGGCCGACTCCTGGAAGATCCGGCGGATCAAGCACACCCCGCGAGTGCGGATCGCCCGCTGCGATATGCGCGGCAACCCCAAGAGCGAACCGGTGGAAGCCGTCGCGTCGGTCAGCAAGGACCGGCTCGACGAGGCCTACAACGCGGTCGCCCGCCGATACGGCCTGGTCGGCAAGGCGTTCAAGGTGTTCTCCAAGTTCCGCAACGGTGACGCGCGCAACACCGCGCTGATGATCAACCCGGCGCAGTGA